The stretch of DNA GCGTGAAGATTCTGACATGAACCTTAGCTTCGGCAGCGTAGAGCCCATCAATACCGATGAAAACTCCTACGGCTCAGAGCGGCAGCGCTTCGACGAGACCAACTTCGACCACGTAAGTGTAGTAGGTGGCTATCATGTGCTGGTGCGTCAGAGCAGCAGCTACAGCGTGCGGGCAGCAGGAGACGGCCGGGCTCTGCGCGACATTAAAGTGGAGCGCGATGGCCGGGAAATTACCATCAGTCCCCGCAACCGCGATTTGTTCGACTCAAAAAGAGGCGATGAAGACGAGGTACTGCTCATCATTGAAACGCCTGAGCTCAACGACTTGAGCCTAGTGGGTGGCACCAAGGCCCAAGTAGAAGGCTTCAACACGGGTAACCTGCGCGTGCAGCAGGCCGGCGGCAGCCAGCTGCGGTTCCGCGGCAATCTGAAGGAGCTTAAGCTCGAATTGGCTGGCGGTTGTCAGACGGCACTGCAAGGCAGCGCCGACAACCTGGAAATCAGCGGTACTGGCGCCTGCGAAGTTGCCGGCGCTGAGTTTACTGCCCGCCGCGCCGATGTTGATGCAATTGGAGCCAGCAAGGTACGCCTGCACGTCTCTGATGAGCTTGATGCCAATGCCGTTGGTGCCAGCCTGATTGAGTACAGCGGCCGCCCCGGCAGCGTACACCGGGAAGCAATTGGGGCAGCAGCTATTCGGGCTGTTGACTAAGCTAAGGGCTCTTTTGTGGCTAGGCCTGGTTATTGCCTAGCCACTAAGCCTCTGCCACTTATCAGCAGCCTTTCCTAACCGTTTCTTGGCGGCTACTTGTAACCCTTAAAAGCTTCATGCGTTTCACATCTAAAGCCGACGATATTTCTTTCGCATTTCAATAAAGTCTAAAGCAACCGTTTGCTACCTGCTAGCATCTGTGCTGTAAAGACAAGACTTAGGGGTCTAACTAGTGAGTGAAAGGTGAGACCCGGAGGAAGCTATCAGCCTACCCCCTGCTGCAACAGGATGGCTATAGCTTCCTCCATTAGTTTTCCAGCAATACAAACCCAAGCAGTGCTACTGCCTGAGTTCTAAAACGGCCGACGCCCGGCCCGAGACATTATAGCTCGGGTCAGGCGTTGGCCGTTTTAACGTTTGTTCTTTGCAGGCGAGAAACGGCCTAGGCCTGTGCTGCAGTTAGTCCTTTGCGCTGGCCAAGCTCTAGTAGCAGCGCAAACGCTTCCCCATACTCGTTACGAACCTTGCCATCGAGAATAGCTTCCAGCAGCGCTTCTTTCAGCTCACCTACAGTCCGTGAAGGCGTTAGGTTGAAGGTTGACATGATAATCTCTCCTGTAATAACGGGCTTGAAGTTACGCAGGTGGTCCTTCTCCTCCACTTCCTTTAGCTTTTGCTCTACCACATCAAAATTGCGGAGGTAGCGAGCCACTCGTTGGTGGTCTTTGCTGGTAATATCAGCACGGCACAGCAGCATCAGCCGGTCAATGTCTTCGCCGGCCTCAAATAGCAGGCGACGCACAGCCGAATCGGTTACTATCTCTTTCACCAGGGCAATGGGCCGCAAGTGTAGGCGCACCAGCTTCTGTACCTGACGCATCTCTTCGCCCAGCGGCAGCTTTAGATCCGTGAAAATGTTAGGCACCCAGCGGGCTCCTTTGTCTTCGTGGCCGTGAAACGTCCAGCCCACGCGCTTGTCGTAGCGCTTGGTGGCGGGTTTGGCAATATCATGCAGAATAGCCGCCCAGCGCAGCCATAAGTCGCCGCCCGCCGCTACCACGTTGTCAAGCACTTGCAGGGTGTGGTAAAAGTTGTCTTTATGGGCGTGCTGCCCTACCTTCTCTACCCCGTGCAACTGAGCCATTTTCGGGAAGATGAGCTGCAGTAGGCCACTCTGAAACAAGAGCTTGAAGCCATAGCTAGGCTTGGGAGCCATAATAATCTTATTCAGCTCCACGGTAATCCGCTCCTGCGACACAATCTTGATGCGGTCCTTATTACGTGCAATGGCATCGTAAGTGTCCGGCTCAATATCAAAGTTGAGCTGCGTGGCAAACCGCACCGCCCGCATCATACGCAGCGGATCATCGGAGAAGGTAATATCGGGGTCAAGGGGGGTGCGGATGATACGGCGCTGCAAGTCGCCCATGCCATCGTAGCGGTCAACCAGGGCCCCAAAATCATCAGGGTTGAGGCTTAATCCTAATGAATTTATGGTAAAGTCGCGGCGGGCCAAGTCTTCCTCTAGTGTACCTGGCTCTACTTCCGGCTTGCGGCTTTCGGCGCGGTAGCTCTCCTTGCGCGCCCCCACAAACTCCAGCTCAATCTCCGGGGTAGGTAGCATAGCCGTCCCGAAGTTCTTAAATACCGTAACGCGGGGCCGGTTTGGCAGCCTCTTGCCAACTGCCTGCGCCAGCTGAATACCATCGCCCACGCACACCACATCCACGTCCTTACTTTGGCGCTCTAGGGCCAGGTCCCGCACATAGCCACCAATCACGTACGCCGGATACTGTAGTTCACCGGCTGCTTCGGCAATCGTTCGGAACAAGGGCAAATCGGGCAGTTGCGGGGTTTTCATGCGTGCTGAGTTAGGCTACAAAGGTAGCTACTAGCCGTTAGCAGCGCCCAACGGCTTTCTACAACCCGCGGTATTATCCTTTCAATGGTCTATACTAGTAGCCTAGCATAGGCTTGTCATGGGGGTATAAGAGGCCTACTCCTTCAGCTCAGCCTTTAGTCCCGCAATATTTCCAGGCCACCATCTGGCAGCAGCCTTACCACTCGTGAGGGCTGCGCCCGCGTGGTATCTTCCTGCCGCCACCGCACCACATAATCAACTCCACGCACTATCTGCGGGTTTACCTCTGCATATATGGCTGGCGAAGGTTCTCCGCTCAGGTTGGCAGATGTTGACACTAACCCGTGCCCCAGCCGGCGTAGCACTTTCTGACAGAACTCGTCATTCTGCACAATGCGCAGCCCTACCGTACCATCAGGCGCCAGCAGGTTGGGCGCCACCCGGTGCCCAGCGGGCACTACATAGGTGGTAGGCCGCTGCTGAGCAGCCAGTAGTTCCGGTAAATTAGCCGGCACAGCGGCGGCATATCGGGCAAACATTTGCTCGTCGGCCACCAATACAATGGCTGCTTTCTCTGCGGGGCGGTTTTTCAGCTCATATATTTTCTTGACGGCCTCCGGCACTTCTGCATCGCATCCCAGCCCCCACACCGTATCAGTGGGGTAGAGTATAACTTGTTGCAGTAGCAAAGCATCAACGGCTGCCTCCACTTCCTCCCGGAAAAATTTCGTTGTCATAGCGGCAAATTTAGGTGATCTAGTAGTGGATAATTATGGCCGCAGTCATGCCAGTAAGTATGGTTTAGCTTCTAGGCCGCTCCCTGAGCAGGTTAAAGCCTACTCTCCTAATAGTGAGCTTAAACCGATTGGCACAGCTCTACCAAAACCCCGCCGGCACTTTTGGGGTGAATGAAGCAGACCAGTTTATTATCAGCGCCAGGCTTTGGCTCCTCATTCAGTAGCACAAAGCCTTCAGACCGCAGCCGTTGCATTTCAGCCCTGATGTCA from Hymenobacter taeanensis encodes:
- a CDS encoding CCA tRNA nucleotidyltransferase, producing MKTPQLPDLPLFRTIAEAAGELQYPAYVIGGYVRDLALERQSKDVDVVCVGDGIQLAQAVGKRLPNRPRVTVFKNFGTAMLPTPEIELEFVGARKESYRAESRKPEVEPGTLEEDLARRDFTINSLGLSLNPDDFGALVDRYDGMGDLQRRIIRTPLDPDITFSDDPLRMMRAVRFATQLNFDIEPDTYDAIARNKDRIKIVSQERITVELNKIIMAPKPSYGFKLLFQSGLLQLIFPKMAQLHGVEKVGQHAHKDNFYHTLQVLDNVVAAGGDLWLRWAAILHDIAKPATKRYDKRVGWTFHGHEDKGARWVPNIFTDLKLPLGEEMRQVQKLVRLHLRPIALVKEIVTDSAVRRLLFEAGEDIDRLMLLCRADITSKDHQRVARYLRNFDVVEQKLKEVEEKDHLRNFKPVITGEIIMSTFNLTPSRTVGELKEALLEAILDGKVRNEYGEAFALLLELGQRKGLTAAQA
- a CDS encoding L-threonylcarbamoyladenylate synthase — translated: MTTKFFREEVEAAVDALLLQQVILYPTDTVWGLGCDAEVPEAVKKIYELKNRPAEKAAIVLVADEQMFARYAAAVPANLPELLAAQQRPTTYVVPAGHRVAPNLLAPDGTVGLRIVQNDEFCQKVLRRLGHGLVSTSANLSGEPSPAIYAEVNPQIVRGVDYVVRWRQEDTTRAQPSRVVRLLPDGGLEILRD